GAGCAGGCCCTGGGCCAGGGCCTTGAGCTTGTCCGGCAAGGTGGCGCTGAACAGCAGGGTCTGACGTGCGCCGTGCATCAAGGCCTGGATGCGTTGCCATTCCTCTTCGAAGCCGGTGGCCAGCAGGCGGTCGGCTTCGTCCAGCACCAGGGTGCGCAGGCCGCGCAGATGCAGGCCGTTGTGTTCGATCAGGTCCAGCAGGCGGCCGGGGGTGGCCACCAGCACGTCGCTGCCGCCGCGCAGCGCCATCAGCTGCGGGTTGATGGAGACGCCGCCAAAGGCGAGCGCGATGCGCAGCCGCTGCGGCAGGGCCTGCGCCAGCTCGCGCAAGGTCTCGGCCACTTGCAGGGCCAGTTCGCGCGTGGGCACCAGCACCAGCAGGGCGGGGCTGCCGGGGCCGGCCGGGGCGGCACGCTGCTGCAGGGCTTGCAGCAGGGGCAAGGCGTAGGCGGCGGTTTTGCCACTGCCGGTCTGGGCCAGGCCCAGCACATCGCGGCCTTCCAGAATGGCCGGGATGGCCTGTGCCTGGATCGGCGTGGGCGCGTGGTAGCCGGCGGTGCGAACGGCGTGCAGCAGGGCGGGGCTCAGGCCCAGGGTGGCGAAGGACATCAGCTGCCTTGCCCGTCTGCAGAGGCGTCTTCGGCTTGAGCACGGGCCAGGCGCTCGCTCTTCCAGTACACATCGTCGCCGCCCAGGCCATCGAGGTTGGCGCGGTTGAGCACGCGGGCCAGTACGAAGAGCAGGTCGCTGAGGCGGTTCAGGAACTGGCGCGGCGCGGCGTTTACTTGGCCGGGTGCCTCGGCGTTCGTCAGGGCCACCACGGCGCGTTCGGCGCGGCGCGCCACGGTGCGTGCCACATGGGCCAGGGCGGCGCTGCGGGTGCCGGCGGGCAGGATGAATTCCTGCAGGCGCGGCAGCGCGGCGTTGTGCTCGGCCAGGGCTTCATCCAGGCGCAGCACGGCTTCATCCTTGAGCAGGCTGTAGCCGGGCATGCAGAGCTCGCCACCCAGGTTGAAAAGCTCGTGCTGAACCACCACCAGCAGCTCGCGCACCTTGTCCGGCAGCGGCTCGCAGAGCAGCACGCCGAGATGGGAGTTCAGCTCGTCCACATCGCCCATGGCGGCCACGCGCAGATCGGACTTGGCCACCCGACGCCCATCGCCCAGGCCGGTCGTGCCGTCGTCGCCGGTGCGGGTCGCAATTTGAGTGAGTCGGTTGCCCATGGTGAGAAATCTTGATCAGAGAAAGGGGCACATCTTCCCCCAGCAGGGAAAATCTGGCGATGAAAGTCCAGCGCACCCTTTTCAACACCCCCCTCATCCGACCGCTGATGGCGGGCCTGAGCCGGCTTTATTTCCGGCTCAAAGGCTGGAAGATCGAGGGCCAGCTGCCCCCTGAGGCCGCACGCTGCGTGATGATCGCCGCGCCCCACACCAGCAATTGGGACATGCCTTACATGATGATGGCCGGCTTCGCCTTCGGCCTGAATGTGCGCTGGATGGGCAAGGCCAGCATCTTCAAATGGCCCTGGGGGCCGCTGATGCGCTGGTTCGGCGGCATCGCGGTGGTGCGCGACGAGCGCCGCAATTTGGTGGCTGCGTCGGTGGAGGCGCTGAAGCACGCCCCGGGTGCATTGCAGTTGTTGATCGCCCCCGAGGGCACGCGCAGCTTGGTGCGGGAGTGGAAGACGGGCTTTTATCGCATCGCCGAGGGCGCCCAGCTACCCATCATTCCGAGCTATCTGGATTTCGGCGGCAAGCGCGTGGGCCTGGGGCCGATCTTCTGGCCCAGTGGCGATGTGGAGGCCGATATCGCCAAGTTGCGGGCCTTCTACGCGCCCTACAAGGGCCTGCGCGAAGATCTGTTCCATCAGTGATGGCGCTGCCCGCTGCGGTGCTGCTGGGGGTTCTGCCCCTTGGCGTTGCCGGCGCCTGAAACCGGACCGTGGTGGGCCGCCGGCGCCCGGTGCTGCTCGGGGGGTTCCACCACGGCATGGGGCTGACGGAACTGCTCGGCGGCGCGCAGGCTGCGCTCGGTCATCCAGCGCTTGAGCCAGCCGCCGCTCCAACTCGTCCAAAGCGCCCACAGCAGGCCCAGGGCCACGGCCAGGATCAACCAGGTGCCGGCAGACAGGGAAAACATGCGCAACTCCAGTGCAGGGATGGGCTGGATACTGGCATGGCCGGCCGCGGCAAACAAGGCGCCGGGTTTGTCCCCGCTCAAACAGGATCACTCATGACCATCTGCCCCATCGCCGTCGTTGCCGGCTGCCAGAAGTGCCCGGCCTTCAAGGTCTGCCCGCTTAAATCGGTGCTGGGAGATCAACCCAAGGCCGACGCCGCGCCGGCCCCCGCGCCCCAGAAGTCGGGCGCCAAGAGCAAGAAGTAAAGCGCGCGGCCATGGGGGATGGCCTGCTGAACCTGGGCCCCAAGAGCCGGCTCTGGTTGGCGGAGTTGGGCATTCACACGGGCGCGCAACTGCGCCAGCGCGATGCCTTTGTGGTCTATGCCGATTTGAAACGCCGGCAGCCCGGCGCGAGTTTGAATCTGCTCTACGCCCTGCTCGGGGCGCAGCAGGATTGCCATTGGCAGCAGGTGAAGCGCGAGCAACGCAGCGACATCCTGCTGCGTCTGGATGACATGGGCTTGGCGCCCAAACGCTGAGGGGACTGACTTCTGCCGCCCCCCCGGGTGTTGCAGATACTGCGCCCTATGCCCTTCAAGCTCCCCGCCCTGGTGCTGACCTTGGCCAGCCTGACGTCCCCTGTTGCTGCGACCGAGTACGGCCAGAAGCATGACCCCGACTTCGCGCGCTTTTGCGAGTTCGTGCAGCAGGACTACGCCTACTGGCCGCGGCGCCCGCAACTGGATTGGCCGGCCGCCTGTGCGCAGCACCGGGCCCGCGCGCTGCAGGCGGGCAGCCGTGGCGCTTGGATCGCCCATCTGGAAGCGGCGCTGGATGAGCTGGCCGATGCCCATGCACATCTCTCCACCAACACCCCGGTCTCGACCCGCCTGATTCCCAGCCAGAGCGACTTGCGCGCCCGCTGGCGGGGCGAGGTGGCGGAATTGGTGGCGGTGCGCCAGCCCTCGGCTGCTTGGGCGGCGGGCCTGCGCCCGGGCGATCGGGTACTGAGCGTGAAGGGTCAGGCCCTGCGGGCGGCAGCCCGCGCGCGTCTGCCGCGCGGCGAGGGTGATGATTTGGCCTGGGACTGGGCGCTGCAGCAGGTGCTGGCCGGCCGTCATGAACAGAAGGAAATGAGCCTGCAGCGCCAAACGCCGGCGGGTTCCCAGACTTTGATTTGGCGCCCCCACCAGCCCCAAGCCGCCAGCCTGCTGAGCCATGGCCGCGAGGGCGATGTGGCTTGGGTGCGCATCCACAACAGCCTGGGTCAGAACGGTTTGATCGAGGCTTTCGACCAGGCCCTGGCCGAACTGGGCCCCTTTGGTGCCCTGGTGCTGGACCTGCGCGACACCCCCAGCGGCGGCAACAGCCATGTGGCGCGCGGGCTGATGGGGCGCTTGGTGACGGCGCCGCGCCCCTATCAACAGCATGAGGCGGTGGCCGAAGGACGCGGTGGTGTGCGCCGTGTGTGGACTGAATGGGTGCTGCCGCGCCAGCCCCTGCCCGAGCGCCCCGTCCTGGTGCTGGTGGGGCCGTGGACGGGCAGCATGGGCGAGGGTCTGGCCATTGGTCTGAACGCCGCACGCGGCGCGCCGGTGTTGGGTCAGCCCATGGCGGGTTTGCTGGGTGCTTTGGGCGAAGAGCGCCTGCCGCTGAGCGGGATTACGGTGCGCATCCCCACCGAGACCCTGGCCCATGTGGATGGCCGACCCCGCGAAGCCTTTGTGCCCGAACCCCTGCAGGGCGATGCCGAGCAAGTTTGGCAACAGGCGTTGACCCGAGCGCGCCTGCTGCGCTGAGTCGGCATCATGCGGCCGTCACGGGGGACGGAGATGGGCATGCAGCGACGCGAGTGGCTTCAAGGAATTGGCGGCAGCTTGGCGCTGAGCGCCTGCGGCGGCGGGGGCAGCGATGCCACGGCAGCCGAACCGTCCAAACGCAGGGTGCTGGTCATTGGCGCTGGCCTGGCCGGATTGACCGCCGCGCGCGAACTGCAGCGCCAGGGCCGGGAGGTGCTGGTGTTGGAGGCCCGGGACCGCATTGGCGGCCGCATCTGGACCAGCCAGCAGTGGCCTGACCTGCCGCTGGACCTGGGCGCCTCGTGGATTCACGGCACGCGTGGCAACCCACTCACGGCACTGGCCGAAGGCGTGCAGGCGCAGCGTGTGAGCACCAGCTATGAACGATCCATCGCCTTCGACTCTGAGGGCGAGGAGCTGACGGCGGCGCAGACGGCTCGCCTGGAGCTCTTTCGTGAACAACTGAACGCGGCCCTGAAGGCCGCGCAGAAGCTGGATCCGGATCGTTCGGTGATGGACGTCGCCGGTCCCCTGCTCGCGGCGGCCGGCAAGGGCACGCAGGATGAGCGCATGCTGCGTTTCCTGCTGAGCGGCAGCATCGAGCAGGAATACGCCGGCAGCGCGGCCCAGCTTTCCGCCCATTGGTTTGACAGCGCCGAAGAGTTCGAGGGCGAAGACGTGGTCTTTGCGCAGGGTTTTCGCGTCATCACCGACGCTTTGGCTCAGGGCCTGAGCATCCGCACCGGCCAGGTGGTGCAGCAGATCGACTGGCAGGGCGCGTCGGTGAGGGTGCGCGTCCAAGGGGGGGCCGAGTTCACGGCCGACCAGGTGGTGGTGACCTTGCCCCTGGGGGTGCTGCAGGCGGGCTCGGTGCGCTTCGTGCCAGAACTGCCCGCACCCAAGCGCGCCGCCATCGCGGCCCTGGGCATGGGGGTGCTGAACAAGTGCTACCTGCGCTTCCCGCGCGTGTTCTGGGATGCCCAAGTCGACTGGCTGGAGGTGGTGGCCGAGCGCCCGGGTGAGTGGACGGAGTGGTTGAGCCTGCAGCGCGCGCTCAACAAGCCGGTGCTGCTGGGCTTCAATGCCGCCGATCGCGGCCGTGCCATCGAAGGGCTGAGCGACGCCCAGATCGTGGCCAGCGCCATGGACACCCTGCGCAATCTGTACGGCGACCGCATTCCCGAGCCCGAGAGCGCGCAGATCACCCGCTGGGCCAGCGATCCCTTCGCGCGCGGCGCCTATTCCTTCGCCGCTTTGGGCTCGACCCCGCAATCGCGCCGCGACCTGGGTTCGGCCCTGAACGGGCGGCTCTTCTTTGCCGGCGAGGCCACGGGGGTCGAGCACTTCGGCACGGCGCATGCGGCGGTGATCTCGGGCCAGCGGGCGGCGCGCGAGGTATTGGCCCACGTCTGAGTGCGACGTGGGTTCGCCGGGCTGCCGCAAGCCCGTCATCGCCTTCACCCAGAATGCGCGGCATGACCCCCCATTGCCCACGCTGCCGCTATCGCATGGACGCCCTGCTGTTGGCGGCGCACGATGGACGGGTGGTGGAGGTGGACCATTGCCGGGCTTGTCGTCTGGTGTGGTTCGATCAGCTGGAGTCGGTGCAGCTGGCGGGTTTGGGATGGATCCATTTGCTGCGCGAGTTGCAGCAGGGCATGGGCCTGGCCCTGCCGCCGGCACGACCAGAGGGACTGAACTGCCCACATTGCAGCGTTGGCCTCAAGACGGTGTTGAACCGTAGCCGCTACGGCGAATTCACGGCTCAGGAGTGCCCGCAAGGTCATGGGCATGCGCACAGCCATGTCGGTGTGATGGCCGAGCGCGGTTTGGTGCGACAAGTGGGACCAGCCGATCGAGCGCTGATTCGCCAAGGGCACTGGAAGTGGGAGTGCTTGAACTGTGGGGCACCCGCTGAAGGCGAGGCAATAGCCTGCCGCTTTTGTGAGTCCCCCATGTTGTTGTTGGACCTGCCCCGCCTGGCCCATGCGTTGACGCGCAGGCCGCAATGCGATGCGCTTGCCCCAAAGCAAGGGGCGCATCCGCTGACCTGGTCCTGCGTGGCTTGTGGCGCTGCACTTGATCCCAACCGCGAGCCCACCTGCGCTCAGTGCGGACAAGATGCCTGGGCGCCTTCGTGGTTGAACCTGAATGCTTTGCTGGATGAGGCCGAAGCCCAGGTCCGGGACGCCGAAACCGAGCGTCGCTTGTTGGCGGCGCGGCATCGGGCGCAGGTATTGGAGCGGCCACGCAGAGTCCGGGACTGGCAGGACACCCAACTGGCCCGGGTCCATCGCCTGTTCAAGGATGAAGAGAAACCCGAGCTCAATCCCTGGGTCGGGTTGGGTCTGCTCCTGCTGCTCCTGTTTTGGAACTGGTGGTGAGGACGCCAACTCGCGCGCAAGCCCTCCGCTTCTGGGCCTGGTTGGGGCTGGTGAGCTTTGGCGGGCCGGCGGCGCAGATCGCGCTGATGCACAGCGAGCTGGTGGAGCGGCGCCGCTGGGTGGACGAGGCGCGTTTTCAGCATGCGCTGGGCTATTGCATGCTGCTGCCCGGGCCGGAGGCCCAGCAGCTCGCGACCTATCTGGGCTGGATGTTGCATGGCCGGGCCATGGGTATCGCGGCCGGCCTGCTCTTCATCCTGCCGGCCTGGGGCCTGATGCTGGGCCTGGGCTGGCTCTATATGGCCCAGGGCCAGCAGCCTTGGATGCAGGGGGTGTTGGCAGGGCTCAAGCCTGCGGTGCTGGCCCTGGTGGTCTGGGCGCTGTGGCGCATGGGGCGCAAGAGTCTGCAGCATCGGCTGTGGCTGTTTGTGGCCCTGGAGTCCCTGGTGCTGCTGCGCCTGGGGCTGCCCTTCCCGCTCATCCTTTTGCTGGCGGCGGCGCTGGGTGCCGTGGCGGCACATAGGGGTTGGGGTGCGCTCCCCAAGGCGGTTGCGGTGGACACGTCCCGCAGCCCGGCCCCGAGCGGCACGGTCGGGGTGCTGGGTCTGGGTGTGCTGCTTTGGGCTTTGCCGATGGGCTTGCTGGTGGCCTGGCAGGGTCTGCAGGGCTTTTTCCCACAGCTGGCCGGCTTCTTCACCCAGGCGGCGCTGCTGACCTTTGGTGGTGCCTATGCGGTGCTGCCCTTTGTGGCGCAGGCGGTGGTGCAGCAGCAGGGCTGGATCACGACGGCCCAGTTGATGGATGGGCTGGCCCTGGGTGAGACCACGCCGGGCCCTTTGGTGATCGTGCTGGTCTTCATCGGTTTCGTGGCGGCCTGGCAGCAGACTGGCGCCGACCCGCTGGTCTGGGGTCTGCTGGGCGGCGCGGTGGCGGGTTTCTTCACCTTCTTGCCCAGCTTTGTCTTCATCCTGGTGGGCGCCCCGTGGGTGGAGCGCAGCCGCCAGTTGCCGGTCTTGGCCGGGCCGCTGCGGGCCATCGGCGCGGCGGTGGTGGGGGTGATGGCGGACTTGGCCCTGTTCCTGGGCCAACACACGCTCAAGCCCCAGGGCCACTGGGATGCGGCGGCCCTGGGGCTTGCGGTGCTGTGCGGGCTGGCGCTGTGGCGCTGGCCGCGGCGGGCCGTCTGGGTGGTGCTGGGCGCCGCCCTGGTGGGGGCGGTGCTGCACGAATCACCAGGTGTTGCTGTTGCGCCAGCTGCGCATCTCGTAGAGGCGCTCGCCGGTGGACAGCATTTGTGAGCTGCTGCCCTTGACCTTCAGGTAGACCGAAAGGCCAGCGCCCGTGCCGTTGTAGTAGTTGGCCTCGGGATGACCGGCCACCATGACGCTCTTCTTCAACACCTTGCCGGTGGCATCCATCAGCTCCATGCTGCCGGTGAAGTTGATGTCAAAGCTCAACATGCGCAGCTGGGTCACCAGGGTGTGGCCGGCAGGGATGTACATCGAGTAGATGTCCACCTTTTCCGGATAGGCCGCTTGCAGGGTGCCCAGTACACGGGCCTTGCCGGTCAGGTTCACATACTGGGCCGAGGCCATGCTGTCGTTGGGTTCCACTTCGTAGCGGAAGTACTTGGCGGCGGCCACTGCCGCCTCGGCATCCACGATGCCGGTACCGCAATCGGTGCACGTGCCCGGGAAGCTGCGCGCCGTGGTCTTCATCAGATAGGCCGTGTCGCTGGGCTGCAGCAGGCTGTTGGTGGCCAGCATCAGGGCCGCCACGCCGGCCACATGAGGAGCGGCCATTGAGGTGCCGCTCTTGCGGCTCCAGCCATCCGTGGTCGGGCCCTTGGTGCCCATATTGCCCAGCGACCAGACGCCGCCGTTCGTGCTGTCGCCGCCCGGAGCCGCGATGTCCACGCCATTGCCGAAGTTGGAATAGTCCGCCTTGGCGCCGAGCTTGTTGGTGGCGGCCACCGCCATCACCCCGCTGCAGTTGGCCGGCGCCTGCTCGCTGACGTCCTGCTTGTCATTGCCCGCAGACACCACGATCAGCGCCTTGAGATTGCGGGCGTAGTTGATGGCGTCCTGGTAAGTGCTGCTGCAGCTGTGTTCACCGCCCAAGGAGAGGTTGAGGATGCGCACCGGGTTGGCGTTCAGGGGCAGGCTGCCCACCTTGCCGCCGACCGCCCAGACGATGCCGTCGGCGATGTCCGATTCGGCGCCGCCGCAACGCCCTAGCACGCGCACCGGCACGATCTTGGTCTTGGGGGCCACGCCGGTGTAGCCAAAGCTGTTGTTACCCACCGCAGCGATGGTGCCGGCCACATGGGTGCCGTGCCAGGTGCTGTTGGCGGCGGGTCCCAGAAGCCGCACTCGCCAGCAGCTTCCCAGTCGCCGGGGTCGCTGGCATTGCTGTCGCGACCACCGCCGTCGTTGGCGCGCTCGCTGTCGGAGATCATGTCGTAGCCCGGCAGCAGGTTGGCGGCAATGTCGGCATGAGGCAGCACGCCGGTGTCCAGCACCGCCACGCGTTGACCGAAGCCCTGGCTGATGTCCCAGGCCTTGGGGGCGTTGATGCCCCCCACCGGATCGGACATGTCCCACTGCTCAGACCAACCCGGATCGTTGGGGATCATCGACGGACGGGCCACATGGTCGATGGCCACAGACTCGATGGTGGCGTCGGAATTCTTGATGTCCTGCATCAACTGCTGCAGCTCACGCGCTGGCACGAACTTGGCCAGACGGATCACGCGCTTGCCAAACGCAGCTTCGCGGTCGAAAGCGACACGATGGCCACGGGCCTCCCCCATGGCGCGGAAGCCCTGCACGGCCGCCTTGGCGGCAGCGGGGGCACGCTGGCCATCGCGGAACTTGATGATCAGGCCAGCAGCCAGGGCTTCTTTCTTGGTCGGGGCAGTCTGGGCTTGGGAGCTGCCGGCCATCAGCAGCGCGGCGGTCAGCAGGCTCAGGGGAAAGAGGGCTTTGCGGTTCATGGTCGTCTCCTGTTGCGGTGACGTCATGTTCGAAGCCGCGCGTTTCAGCCCCGCTTCATGGGGGGCGGGGTTTTGTTTCGTTTGTTGCAATCGTGCTTGGTCGCTGCTGAGGCGGCACGACACCGATAGACGCCAAAGCCCCAGGGCCGCCGGATCTCGGCGGCCCTGGGGCTGGTGGCGCTGCGCCAATCCTCAAGCCGGCCGTGGGTGGCCAGCCGAGGTTTGCGTCGGCTCAGTTCTGGCGCCACATCTTCAAGTCGTACAGCGGGGTAAAGAGCTTGATCACCGGGTCGGCGGCCAGCTTGACGCGCAGGTAGACCGCTTTGCCGACGGTACCGGTGTTGCGGTAATTGACCTCGTGCTTGCCATAGATGTAGCGGCTGGTGCCCAACACTTTGCCGCTTGCATCCAGCAACTCGGTGGCCGGGGTGTACATGCCGTCATTGACCACCAGGAACATCTCGGTGCGCAGGGTCTGGTTGGGCGGCAGGTAGACCGAGTAGACGTCCACTTCGCTGATGTTGTAGGGATCCAGGGTGCCCACCACGCGGCTGGGCCAGTTCAGGTTGAGGTACTGCGCCGTGCCGATGCTGTTGTTGGGTTCGATTTCGTAGCGGAAGCCCTTGGCGGTGCTGACTGCGGCCTCCGCGTCCAGGATGCCGGTGCCACAGCCGCTGCAAGTGCCCGGGAATTTGCGCGCCGTGGCCTTCATCAGGTATTCGGTGTCGTCCGCCTTGAGCAGGCTGTTTGTGGCCAGCATCAGCGCCGCCACACCCGCCACATGGGGCGCGGCCATCGAGGTGCCGCGCATCCAGGCCATGGCATCGGCCACCGGACCCATGGTGCCGGTGTTGCTCAGCGAGAGCACATTGCCGTAGGTGGCATCACCGCCGGGTGCGGCAATGTCCACATTGCTGCCGAAGTTTGAGTAGCTGGAGCGGCCTCCCACCTTGTTGGTGGCCGCCACGGCCATCACGCCCTTGCAGTTGGCCGGGGATTCCAGATTGGCGTCCTGGCCATCATTGCCCGCTGCCACCACCACCAGCGCGTCTTTGCCGCGAGCGTAGTCAATGGCGGTCTGCATCGTGCTGCCGCAGGCGCTTTCACTGCCCAGCGAGAGGTTGAGGATGCGCACCGGGTTGGCGTTCAGGGGCAGGCTGCCCACTTGCCCGCCCACCGCCCAGACGATGCCGTCGGCGACGTCCGAGCTGGCGCCAATGCCGCAGCGCCCCAGCACTCGAACCGGCACGATCTTGGCCTTGGGGGCCACGCCGCTGATGCCCGCGCTGTTGTTGCCCACGGCGGCGATGGTGCCGGCCACATGGGTGCCATGCCAGCTGCTGTTTTGCGCGGGCTTGTCCGTGCCGCACACGCCGGCTGCCGCCCAGTCGCCGGGGTCGCTGGCATTGCTGTCGCGGCCGCCGCCGTCCTGGGCGTTGGTGGAGTTGCTGATCATGTCGTAGCCGGGCAGCAGATTGGCCGCGATGTCGGCATGGGCCAACACGCCGGTGTCCAGCACCGCGACCCGTGAGCCTGAGCCCTGGCTGATGTCCCAGGCCTTGGGGGCGTTGATGCCGCCGGTGGGGTCGGATAGGTCCCACTGGTCGGCCCAACGGGAGTCGTTGGGGATGAAGCTGGCGCGGACGAGGTGGTCGACTTCGATCGATTCAATGGTGGCATCCGAGGCCTGGATGTCGCGCGCCAGACGTTGCAGCGCACTCACGGTCTGGTGCTCTTGCATGCGGATCACGCGCACGCCGAAGGCGCCTTCGCGGTCGAACGCGACACGCTGGCCGCGCGCTTCGCCCATGGCCCGGAAGCCTTGCACAGCCGCCTTGGCGGCGACCGGGCTGCGCACGCCCTCGCGGAACTTGATGATCAGGCCGGCGGCCAGGGCTTCTTTCTTGGCCGGGGCGGGCTGCGCCTGGGCGGGGCCGGCCAGCAGCAGCGCGGCGGTCATCAGGCTC
Above is a window of Inhella inkyongensis DNA encoding:
- a CDS encoding cob(I)yrinic acid a,c-diamide adenosyltransferase, whose product is MGNRLTQIATRTGDDGTTGLGDGRRVAKSDLRVAAMGDVDELNSHLGVLLCEPLPDKVRELLVVVQHELFNLGGELCMPGYSLLKDEAVLRLDEALAEHNAALPRLQEFILPAGTRSAALAHVARTVARRAERAVVALTNAEAPGQVNAAPRQFLNRLSDLLFVLARVLNRANLDGLGGDDVYWKSERLARAQAEDASADGQGS
- a CDS encoding lysophospholipid acyltransferase family protein; this encodes MKVQRTLFNTPLIRPLMAGLSRLYFRLKGWKIEGQLPPEAARCVMIAAPHTSNWDMPYMMMAGFAFGLNVRWMGKASIFKWPWGPLMRWFGGIAVVRDERRNLVAASVEALKHAPGALQLLIAPEGTRSLVREWKTGFYRIAEGAQLPIIPSYLDFGGKRVGLGPIFWPSGDVEADIAKLRAFYAPYKGLREDLFHQ
- a CDS encoding TfoX/Sxy family DNA transformation protein yields the protein MGDGLLNLGPKSRLWLAELGIHTGAQLRQRDAFVVYADLKRRQPGASLNLLYALLGAQQDCHWQQVKREQRSDILLRLDDMGLAPKR
- a CDS encoding S41 family peptidase; translated protein: MPFKLPALVLTLASLTSPVAATEYGQKHDPDFARFCEFVQQDYAYWPRRPQLDWPAACAQHRARALQAGSRGAWIAHLEAALDELADAHAHLSTNTPVSTRLIPSQSDLRARWRGEVAELVAVRQPSAAWAAGLRPGDRVLSVKGQALRAAARARLPRGEGDDLAWDWALQQVLAGRHEQKEMSLQRQTPAGSQTLIWRPHQPQAASLLSHGREGDVAWVRIHNSLGQNGLIEAFDQALAELGPFGALVLDLRDTPSGGNSHVARGLMGRLVTAPRPYQQHEAVAEGRGGVRRVWTEWVLPRQPLPERPVLVLVGPWTGSMGEGLAIGLNAARGAPVLGQPMAGLLGALGEERLPLSGITVRIPTETLAHVDGRPREAFVPEPLQGDAEQVWQQALTRARLLR
- a CDS encoding flavin monoamine oxidase family protein, which encodes MQRREWLQGIGGSLALSACGGGGSDATAAEPSKRRVLVIGAGLAGLTAARELQRQGREVLVLEARDRIGGRIWTSQQWPDLPLDLGASWIHGTRGNPLTALAEGVQAQRVSTSYERSIAFDSEGEELTAAQTARLELFREQLNAALKAAQKLDPDRSVMDVAGPLLAAAGKGTQDERMLRFLLSGSIEQEYAGSAAQLSAHWFDSAEEFEGEDVVFAQGFRVITDALAQGLSIRTGQVVQQIDWQGASVRVRVQGGAEFTADQVVVTLPLGVLQAGSVRFVPELPAPKRAAIAALGMGVLNKCYLRFPRVFWDAQVDWLEVVAERPGEWTEWLSLQRALNKPVLLGFNAADRGRAIEGLSDAQIVASAMDTLRNLYGDRIPEPESAQITRWASDPFARGAYSFAALGSTPQSRRDLGSALNGRLFFAGEATGVEHFGTAHAAVISGQRAAREVLAHV
- a CDS encoding zf-TFIIB domain-containing protein, with product MTPHCPRCRYRMDALLLAAHDGRVVEVDHCRACRLVWFDQLESVQLAGLGWIHLLRELQQGMGLALPPARPEGLNCPHCSVGLKTVLNRSRYGEFTAQECPQGHGHAHSHVGVMAERGLVRQVGPADRALIRQGHWKWECLNCGAPAEGEAIACRFCESPMLLLDLPRLAHALTRRPQCDALAPKQGAHPLTWSCVACGAALDPNREPTCAQCGQDAWAPSWLNLNALLDEAEAQVRDAETERRLLAARHRAQVLERPRRVRDWQDTQLARVHRLFKDEEKPELNPWVGLGLLLLLLFWNWW
- the chrA gene encoding chromate efflux transporter — its product is MRTPTRAQALRFWAWLGLVSFGGPAAQIALMHSELVERRRWVDEARFQHALGYCMLLPGPEAQQLATYLGWMLHGRAMGIAAGLLFILPAWGLMLGLGWLYMAQGQQPWMQGVLAGLKPAVLALVVWALWRMGRKSLQHRLWLFVALESLVLLRLGLPFPLILLLAAALGAVAAHRGWGALPKAVAVDTSRSPAPSGTVGVLGLGVLLWALPMGLLVAWQGLQGFFPQLAGFFTQAALLTFGGAYAVLPFVAQAVVQQQGWITTAQLMDGLALGETTPGPLVIVLVFIGFVAAWQQTGADPLVWGLLGGAVAGFFTFLPSFVFILVGAPWVERSRQLPVLAGPLRAIGAAVVGVMADLALFLGQHTLKPQGHWDAAALGLAVLCGLALWRWPRRAVWVVLGAALVGAVLHESPGVAVAPAAHLVEALAGGQHL
- a CDS encoding S8 family serine peptidase, whose product is MAGTIAAVGNNSFGYTGVAPKTKIVPVRVLGRCGGAESDIADGIVWAVGGKVGSLPLNANPVRILNLSLGGEHSCSSTYQDAINYARNLKALIVVSAGNDKQDVSEQAPANCSGVMAVAATNKLGAKADYSNFGNGVDIAAPGGDSTNGGVWSLGNMGTKGPTTDGWSRKSGTSMAAPHVAGVAALMLATNSLLQPSDTAYLMKTTARSFPGTCTDCGTGIVDAEAAVAAAKYFRYEVEPNDSMASAQYVNLTGKARVLGTLQAAYPEKVDIYSMYIPAGHTLVTQLRMLSFDINFTGSMELMDATGKVLKKSVMVAGHPEANYYNGTGAGLSVYLKVKGSSSQMLSTGERLYEMRSWRNSNTW
- a CDS encoding S8 family peptidase is translated as MNRKALATAFPLSLMTAALLLAGPAQAQPAPAKKEALAAGLIIKFREGVRSPVAAKAAVQGFRAMGEARGQRVAFDREGAFGVRVIRMQEHQTVSALQRLARDIQASDATIESIEVDHLVRASFIPNDSRWADQWDLSDPTGGINAPKAWDISQGSGSRVAVLDTGVLAHADIAANLLPGYDMISNSTNAQDGGGRDSNASDPGDWAAAGVCGTDKPAQNSSWHGTHVAGTIAAVGNNSAGISGVAPKAKIVPVRVLGRCGIGASSDVADGIVWAVGGQVGSLPLNANPVRILNLSLGSESACGSTMQTAIDYARGKDALVVVAAGNDGQDANLESPANCKGVMAVAATNKVGGRSSYSNFGSNVDIAAPGGDATYGNVLSLSNTGTMGPVADAMAWMRGTSMAAPHVAGVAALMLATNSLLKADDTEYLMKATARKFPGTCSGCGTGILDAEAAVSTAKGFRYEIEPNNSIGTAQYLNLNWPSRVVGTLDPYNISEVDVYSVYLPPNQTLRTEMFLVVNDGMYTPATELLDASGKVLGTSRYIYGKHEVNYRNTGTVGKAVYLRVKLAADPVIKLFTPLYDLKMWRQN